The Oncorhynchus keta strain PuntledgeMale-10-30-2019 chromosome 17, Oket_V2, whole genome shotgun sequence genome has a window encoding:
- the LOC118395896 gene encoding uncharacterized protein LOC118395896 isoform X16, with protein sequence MGSDVRDLNALLPPVPALPGGNGNCTLPVSSAPQWGPVLDFHTGAPYSSLAPHSFIKQEPSWSSGDPQEDPHCGLSAFTLHFSGQFTGTGACRYGAFGAPPPPSQPPPSQPRMFSNAPYLTNCMDTQPSSRNQGYSAFDGATNYGHTPTHHSSQFLSHSFKDENSLAQQTSMGEQPYSVPPPVYGCHTPSDSCTGSQALLLRNPYNSSDNLYQMASQLECMAWNPVSTLASTIKSHATGYESDPNPPMVYSCSTQYRIHTHGIFRGMQVSSLLSHPRHLQRHAGQFSSLTPTASSEACRSVLSSHTHGIFRGMQVSSLLSHPRHLQRHAGQFSSLTPTASSEACRSVLSSHTHGIFRGMQVSSLLSHPRHLQRHAGQFSSLTPTASSEACRSVLSSHTHGIFRGMQVSSLLSHPRHLQRHAGQFSPLTPTASSEACRSVLSSHTHGIFRGMQVSSLLSHPRHLQRHAGQFSPLTPTASSEACRSVLSSHTHGIFRGMQVSSLLSHPRHLQRHAGQFSSLTPTASSEACRSVLSSHTHGIFRGMQVSSLLSHPRHLQRHAGQFSPLTPTASSEACRSVLFSHTHGIFRGMQVSSLLSHPRHLQRHAGQFSSLTPTASSEACRSVLFSHTHGIFRGMQVSSLLSHPRHLQRHAGQFSPLTPTASSEACRSVLFSHTHGIFRGMQVSSLLSHPRHLQRHAGQFSSLTPTASSEACRSVLSSHTHGIFRGMQVSSLLSHPRHLQRHAGQFSPLTPTASSEACRSVLSSHGFFTPRSHSDSYSPHITFLMCSGPRSAQGAQTHILS encoded by the exons ATGGGCTCAGACGTACGTGACCTCAATGCCCTGCTGCCCCCGGTGCCAGCCCTGCCAGGGGGGAATGGGAACTGTACCCTGCCCGTCAGCAGTGCCCCTCAGTGGGGCCCTGTACTGGACTTCCACACTGGCGCCCCCTACAGCTCGCTGGCCCCCCACTCCTTCATCAAGCAGGAGCCCAGCTGGAGCTCTGGGGATCCCCAGGAGGACCCTCACTGTGGCCTGAGTGCCTTCACCCTGCACTTCTCTGGCCAGTTCACTGGCACAGGGGCCTGCAGGTACGGGGCCTTCGGGGCCCCCCCTCCACCCAGTCAGCCCCCACCAAGCCAGCCAAGGATGTTCAGCAACGCACCCTACCTGACCAATTGTATGGACACCCAGCCCTCTTCCAGGAACCAGG GTTACAGTGCTTTCGATGGTGCCACTAATTACGGTCACACTCCCACACATCACTCCTCCCAGTTCCTCAGCCACTCCTTTAAAGATGAAAACTCCCTAGCTCAGCAGACCAGTATGG GTGAGCAGCCGTATTCTGTCCCTCCACCCGTGTATGGATGCCACACCCCATCAGACAGCTGTACAGGCAGCCAAGCCCTACTGCTGAGGAACCCTTACAACAG CAGTGATAATTTATACCAAATGGCATCTCAGCTGGAATGCATGGCATGGAACCCTGTTAGCACGCTGGCTTCCACCATTAAGAG CCATGCTACGGGTTATGAAAGTGACCCCAACCCTCCCATGGTGTATAGCTGCAGCACCCAGTACCGCATCCACACCCATGGCATCTTCAGAGGCATGCAGGTCAGTTCTCTTCTCTCACACCCACGGCATCTTCAGAGGCATGCAGGTCAGTTCTCTTCTCTCACACCCACGGCATCTTCAGAGGCATGCAGGtcagttctctcctctcacacccacGGCATCTTCAGAGGCATGCAG GTCAGTTCTCTTCTCTCACACCCACGGCATCTTCAGAGGCATGCAGGTCAGTTCTCTTCTCTCACACCCACGGCATCTTCAGAGGCATGCAGGtcagttctctcctctcacacccacGGCATCTTCAGAGGCATGCAG GtcagttctctcctctcacacccacGGCATCTTCAGAGGCATGCAGGTCAGTTCTCTTCTCTCACACCCACGGCATCTTCAGAGGCATGCAGGtcagttctctcctctcacacccacGGCATCTTCAGAGGCATGCAGGtcagttctctcctctcacacccacGGCATCTTCAGAGGCATGCAGGtcagttctctcctctcacacccacGGCATCTTCAGAGGCATGCAGGtcagttctctcctctcacacccacGGCATCTTCAGAGGCATGCAGGTCAGTTCTCTTCTCTCACACCCACGGCATCTTCAGAGGCATGCAGGtcagttctctcctctcacacccacGGCATCTTCAGAGGCATGCAGGtcagttctctcctctcacacccacGGCATCTTCAGAGGCATGCAGGtcagttctctcctctcacacccacGGCATCTTCAGAGGCATGCAGGTCAGTTCTCTTCTCTCACACCCACGGCATCTTCAGAGGCATGCAGGtcagttctctcctctcacacccacGGCATCTTCAGAGGCATGCAGGTCAGTTCTCTTCTCTCACACCCACGGCATCTTCAGAGGCATGCAGGtcagttctctcctctcacacccacGGCATCTTCAGAGGCATGCAG GTCAGTTCTCTTCTCTCACACCCACGGCATCTTCAGAGGCATGCAGGTCAGTTCTCTTCTCTCACACCCACGGCATCTTCAGAGGCATGCAGGTCAGTTCTCTTCTCTCACACCCACGGCATCTTCAGAGGCATGCAGGTCAGTTCTCTTCTCTCACACCCACGGCATCTTCAGAGGCATGCAGGTCAGTTCTCTTCTCTCACACCCACGGCATCTTCAGAGGCATGCAGGtcagttctctcctctcacacccacGGCATCTTCAGAGGCATGCAGGTCAGTTCTCTTCTCTCACACCCACGGCATCTTCAGAGGCATGCAGGTCAGTTCTCTTCTCTCACACCCACGGCATCTTCAGAGGCATGCAG GTCAGTTCTCTTCTCTCACACCCACGGCATCTTCAGAGGCATGCAGGtcagttctctcctctcacacccacGGCATCTTCAGAGGCATGCAGGtcagttctctcctctcacacccacGGCATCTTCAGAGGCATGCAG GtcagttctctcctctcacacccacGGCATCTTCAGAGGCATGCAGgtcagttctctcctctcatggATTCTTCACACCCAGGTCACACTCTGATTCCTACTCTCCACACATAACTTTCCTTATGTGCTCAGGTCCAAGGTCGGCACAAGGAGCACAGACACATATTCtctcatga
- the LOC118395896 gene encoding uncharacterized protein LOC118395896 isoform X26: MGSDVRDLNALLPPVPALPGGNGNCTLPVSSAPQWGPVLDFHTGAPYSSLAPHSFIKQEPSWSSGDPQEDPHCGLSAFTLHFSGQFTGTGACRYGAFGAPPPPSQPPPSQPRMFSNAPYLTNCMDTQPSSRNQGYSAFDGATNYGHTPTHHSSQFLSHSFKDENSLAQQTSMGEQPYSVPPPVYGCHTPSDSCTGSQALLLRNPYNSSDNLYQMASQLECMAWNPVSTLASTIKSHATGYESDPNPPMVYSCSTQYRIHTHGIFRGMQVSSLLSHPRHLQRHAGQFSSLTPTASSEACRSVLFSHTHGIFRGMQVSSLLSHPRHLQRHAGQFSPLTPTASSEACRSVLSSHTHGIFRGMQVSSLLSHPRHLQRHAGQFSPLTPTASSEACRSVLSSHTHGIFRGMQVSSLLSHPRHLQRHAGQFSPLTPTASSEACRSVLFSHTHGIFRGMQVSSLLSHPRHLQRHAGQFSPLTPTASSEACRSVLSSHTHGIFRGMQVSSLLSHPRHLQRHAGQFSPLTPTASSEACRSVLFSHTHGIFRGMQVSSLLSHPRHLQRHAGQFSSLTPTASSEACRSVLFSHTHGIFRGMQVSSLLSHPRHLQRHAGQFSSLTPTASSEACRSVLFSHTHGIFRGMQVSSLLSHPRHLQRHAGQFSSLTPTASSEACRSVLFSHTHGIFRGMQVSSLLSHPRHLQRHAGQFSPLTPTASSEACRSVLSSHGFFTPRSHSDSYSPHITFLMCSGPRSAQGAQTHILS, translated from the exons ATGGGCTCAGACGTACGTGACCTCAATGCCCTGCTGCCCCCGGTGCCAGCCCTGCCAGGGGGGAATGGGAACTGTACCCTGCCCGTCAGCAGTGCCCCTCAGTGGGGCCCTGTACTGGACTTCCACACTGGCGCCCCCTACAGCTCGCTGGCCCCCCACTCCTTCATCAAGCAGGAGCCCAGCTGGAGCTCTGGGGATCCCCAGGAGGACCCTCACTGTGGCCTGAGTGCCTTCACCCTGCACTTCTCTGGCCAGTTCACTGGCACAGGGGCCTGCAGGTACGGGGCCTTCGGGGCCCCCCCTCCACCCAGTCAGCCCCCACCAAGCCAGCCAAGGATGTTCAGCAACGCACCCTACCTGACCAATTGTATGGACACCCAGCCCTCTTCCAGGAACCAGG GTTACAGTGCTTTCGATGGTGCCACTAATTACGGTCACACTCCCACACATCACTCCTCCCAGTTCCTCAGCCACTCCTTTAAAGATGAAAACTCCCTAGCTCAGCAGACCAGTATGG GTGAGCAGCCGTATTCTGTCCCTCCACCCGTGTATGGATGCCACACCCCATCAGACAGCTGTACAGGCAGCCAAGCCCTACTGCTGAGGAACCCTTACAACAG CAGTGATAATTTATACCAAATGGCATCTCAGCTGGAATGCATGGCATGGAACCCTGTTAGCACGCTGGCTTCCACCATTAAGAG CCATGCTACGGGTTATGAAAGTGACCCCAACCCTCCCATGGTGTATAGCTGCAGCACCCAGTACCGCATCCACACCCATGGCATCTTCAGAGGCATGCAGGTCAGTTCTCTTCTCTCACACCCACGGCATCTTCAGAGGCATGCAGGTCAGTTCTCTTCTCTCACACCCACGGCATCTTCAGAGGCATGCAG GTCAGTTCTCTTCTCTCACACCCACGGCATCTTCAGAGGCATGCAGGTCAGTTCTCTTCTCTCACACCCACGGCATCTTCAGAGGCATGCAGGtcagttctctcctctcacacccacGGCATCTTCAGAGGCATGCAG GtcagttctctcctctcacacccacGGCATCTTCAGAGGCATGCAGGTCAGTTCTCTTCTCTCACACCCACGGCATCTTCAGAGGCATGCAGGtcagttctctcctctcacacccacGGCATCTTCAGAGGCATGCAGGtcagttctctcctctcacacccacGGCATCTTCAGAGGCATGCAGGtcagttctctcctctcacacccacGGCATCTTCAGAGGCATGCAGGtcagttctctcctctcacacccacGGCATCTTCAGAGGCATGCAGGTCAGTTCTCTTCTCTCACACCCACGGCATCTTCAGAGGCATGCAGGtcagttctctcctctcacacccacGGCATCTTCAGAGGCATGCAGGtcagttctctcctctcacacccacGGCATCTTCAGAGGCATGCAGGtcagttctctcctctcacacccacGGCATCTTCAGAGGCATGCAGGTCAGTTCTCTTCTCTCACACCCACGGCATCTTCAGAGGCATGCAGGtcagttctctcctctcacacccacGGCATCTTCAGAGGCATGCAGGTCAGTTCTCTTCTCTCACACCCACGGCATCTTCAGAGGCATGCAGGtcagttctctcctctcacacccacGGCATCTTCAGAGGCATGCAG GTCAGTTCTCTTCTCTCACACCCACGGCATCTTCAGAGGCATGCAGGTCAGTTCTCTTCTCTCACACCCACGGCATCTTCAGAGGCATGCAGGTCAGTTCTCTTCTCTCACACCCACGGCATCTTCAGAGGCATGCAGGTCAGTTCTCTTCTCTCACACCCACGGCATCTTCAGAGGCATGCAGGTCAGTTCTCTTCTCTCACACCCACGGCATCTTCAGAGGCATGCAGGtcagttctctcctctcacacccacGGCATCTTCAGAGGCATGCAGGTCAGTTCTCTTCTCTCACACCCACGGCATCTTCAGAGGCATGCAGGTCAGTTCTCTTCTCTCACACCCACGGCATCTTCAGAGGCATGCAGGtcagttctctcctctcacacccacGGCATCTTCAGAGGCATGCAG GtcagttctctcctctcacacccacGGCATCTTCAGAGGCATGCAGgtcagttctctcctctcatggATTCTTCACACCCAGGTCACACTCTGATTCCTACTCTCCACACATAACTTTCCTTATGTGCTCAGGTCCAAGGTCGGCACAAGGAGCACAGACACATATTCtctcatga
- the LOC118395896 gene encoding uncharacterized protein LOC118395896 isoform X35 produces the protein MGSDVRDLNALLPPVPALPGGNGNCTLPVSSAPQWGPVLDFHTGAPYSSLAPHSFIKQEPSWSSGDPQEDPHCGLSAFTLHFSGQFTGTGACRYGAFGAPPPPSQPPPSQPRMFSNAPYLTNCMDTQPSSRNQGYSAFDGATNYGHTPTHHSSQFLSHSFKDENSLAQQTSMGEQPYSVPPPVYGCHTPSDSCTGSQALLLRNPYNSSDNLYQMASQLECMAWNPVSTLASTIKSHATGYESDPNPPMVYSCSTQYRIHTHGIFRGMQVSSLLSHPRHLQRHAGQFSSLTPTASSEACRSVLFSHTHGIFRGMQVSSLLSHPRHLQRHAGQFSPLTPTASSEACRSVLSSHTHGIFRGMQVSSLLSHPRHLQRHAGQFSPLTPTASSEACRSVLSSHTHGIFRGMQVSSLLSHPRHLQRHAGQFSPLTPTASSEACRSVLFSHTHGIFRGMQVSSLLSHPRHLQRHAGQFSPLTPTASSEACRSVLSSHTHGIFRGMQVSSLLSHPRHLQRHAGQFSPLTPTASSEACRSVLFSHTHGIFRGMQVSSLLSHPRHLQRHAGQFSSLTPTASSEACRSVLFSHTHGIFRGMQVSSLLSHPRHLQRHAGQFSSLTPTASSEACRSVLFSHTHGIFRGMQVSSLLSHPRHLQRHAGQFSSLTPTASSEACRSVLFSHTHGIFRGMQVSSLLSHPRHLQRHAGQFSSLTPTASSEACRSVLSSHTHGIFRGMQVSSLLSWILHTQVTL, from the exons ATGGGCTCAGACGTACGTGACCTCAATGCCCTGCTGCCCCCGGTGCCAGCCCTGCCAGGGGGGAATGGGAACTGTACCCTGCCCGTCAGCAGTGCCCCTCAGTGGGGCCCTGTACTGGACTTCCACACTGGCGCCCCCTACAGCTCGCTGGCCCCCCACTCCTTCATCAAGCAGGAGCCCAGCTGGAGCTCTGGGGATCCCCAGGAGGACCCTCACTGTGGCCTGAGTGCCTTCACCCTGCACTTCTCTGGCCAGTTCACTGGCACAGGGGCCTGCAGGTACGGGGCCTTCGGGGCCCCCCCTCCACCCAGTCAGCCCCCACCAAGCCAGCCAAGGATGTTCAGCAACGCACCCTACCTGACCAATTGTATGGACACCCAGCCCTCTTCCAGGAACCAGG GTTACAGTGCTTTCGATGGTGCCACTAATTACGGTCACACTCCCACACATCACTCCTCCCAGTTCCTCAGCCACTCCTTTAAAGATGAAAACTCCCTAGCTCAGCAGACCAGTATGG GTGAGCAGCCGTATTCTGTCCCTCCACCCGTGTATGGATGCCACACCCCATCAGACAGCTGTACAGGCAGCCAAGCCCTACTGCTGAGGAACCCTTACAACAG CAGTGATAATTTATACCAAATGGCATCTCAGCTGGAATGCATGGCATGGAACCCTGTTAGCACGCTGGCTTCCACCATTAAGAG CCATGCTACGGGTTATGAAAGTGACCCCAACCCTCCCATGGTGTATAGCTGCAGCACCCAGTACCGCATCCACACCCATGGCATCTTCAGAGGCATGCAGGTCAGTTCTCTTCTCTCACACCCACGGCATCTTCAGAGGCATGCAGGTCAGTTCTCTTCTCTCACACCCACGGCATCTTCAGAGGCATGCAG GTCAGTTCTCTTCTCTCACACCCACGGCATCTTCAGAGGCATGCAGGTCAGTTCTCTTCTCTCACACCCACGGCATCTTCAGAGGCATGCAGGtcagttctctcctctcacacccacGGCATCTTCAGAGGCATGCAG GtcagttctctcctctcacacccacGGCATCTTCAGAGGCATGCAGGTCAGTTCTCTTCTCTCACACCCACGGCATCTTCAGAGGCATGCAGGtcagttctctcctctcacacccacGGCATCTTCAGAGGCATGCAGGtcagttctctcctctcacacccacGGCATCTTCAGAGGCATGCAGGtcagttctctcctctcacacccacGGCATCTTCAGAGGCATGCAGGtcagttctctcctctcacacccacGGCATCTTCAGAGGCATGCAGGTCAGTTCTCTTCTCTCACACCCACGGCATCTTCAGAGGCATGCAGGtcagttctctcctctcacacccacGGCATCTTCAGAGGCATGCAGGtcagttctctcctctcacacccacGGCATCTTCAGAGGCATGCAGGtcagttctctcctctcacacccacGGCATCTTCAGAGGCATGCAGGTCAGTTCTCTTCTCTCACACCCACGGCATCTTCAGAGGCATGCAGGtcagttctctcctctcacacccacGGCATCTTCAGAGGCATGCAGGTCAGTTCTCTTCTCTCACACCCACGGCATCTTCAGAGGCATGCAGGtcagttctctcctctcacacccacGGCATCTTCAGAGGCATGCAG GTCAGTTCTCTTCTCTCACACCCACGGCATCTTCAGAGGCATGCAGGTCAGTTCTCTTCTCTCACACCCACGGCATCTTCAGAGGCATGCAGGTCAGTTCTCTTCTCTCACACCCACGGCATCTTCAGAGGCATGCAGGTCAGTTCTCTTCTCTCACACCCACGGCATCTTCAGAGGCATGCAGGTCAGTTCTCTTCTCTCACACCCACGGCATCTTCAGAGGCATGCAGGtcagttctctcctctcacacccacGGCATCTTCAGAGGCATGCAGGTCAGTTCTCTTCTCTCACACCCACGGCATCTTCAGAGGCATGCAGGTCAGTTCTCTTCTCTCACACCCACGGCATCTTCAGAGGCATGCAG GTCAGTTCTCTTCTCTCACACCCACGGCATCTTCAGAGGCATGCAG GTCAGTTCTCTTCTCTCACACCCACGGCATCTTCAGAGGCATGCAGGtcagttctctcctctcacacccacGGCATCTTCAGAGGCATGCAGgtcagttctctcctctcatggATTCTTCACACCCAGGTCACACTCTGA
- the LOC118395896 gene encoding Wilms tumor protein homolog A isoform X21 produces the protein MGSDVRDLNALLPPVPALPGGNGNCTLPVSSAPQWGPVLDFHTGAPYSSLAPHSFIKQEPSWSSGDPQEDPHCGLSAFTLHFSGQFTGTGACRYGAFGAPPPPSQPPPSQPRMFSNAPYLTNCMDTQPSSRNQGYSAFDGATNYGHTPTHHSSQFLSHSFKDENSLAQQTSMGEQPYSVPPPVYGCHTPSDSCTGSQALLLRNPYNSSDNLYQMASQLECMAWNPVSTLASTIKSHATGYESDPNPPMVYSCSTQYRIHTHGIFRGMQVSSLLSHPRHLQRHAGQFSSLTPTASSEACRSVLFSHTHGIFRGMQVSSLLSHPRHLQRHAGQFSPLTPTASSEACRSVLSSHTHGIFRGMQVSSLLSHPRHLQRHAGQFSPLTPTASSEACRSVLFSHTHGIFRGMQVSSLLSHPRHLQRHAGQFSPLTPTASSEACRSVLFSHTHGIFRGMQVSSLLSHPRHLQRHAGQFSSLTPTASSEACRSVLFSHTHGIFRGMQVSSLLSHPRHLQRHAGQFSSLTPTASSEACRSVLSSHTHGIFRGMQVSSLLSHPRHLQRHAGQFSSLTPTASSEACRSVLSSHTHGIFRGMQVSSLLSHPRHLQRHAGQFSPLTPTASSEACRSVLSSHTHGIFRGMQDVRRVPGIAPAIVRSETNEKRPFMCAYPGCNKRYFKLSHLQMHGRKHTGEKPYQCDFTDCGRRFSRSDQLKRHQRRHTGVKPFQCETCQRKFSRSDHLKTHTRTHTGKTSEKPFNCRWPNCQKKFARSDELVRHHNMHQRNLTKLQLAI, from the exons ATGGGCTCAGACGTACGTGACCTCAATGCCCTGCTGCCCCCGGTGCCAGCCCTGCCAGGGGGGAATGGGAACTGTACCCTGCCCGTCAGCAGTGCCCCTCAGTGGGGCCCTGTACTGGACTTCCACACTGGCGCCCCCTACAGCTCGCTGGCCCCCCACTCCTTCATCAAGCAGGAGCCCAGCTGGAGCTCTGGGGATCCCCAGGAGGACCCTCACTGTGGCCTGAGTGCCTTCACCCTGCACTTCTCTGGCCAGTTCACTGGCACAGGGGCCTGCAGGTACGGGGCCTTCGGGGCCCCCCCTCCACCCAGTCAGCCCCCACCAAGCCAGCCAAGGATGTTCAGCAACGCACCCTACCTGACCAATTGTATGGACACCCAGCCCTCTTCCAGGAACCAGG GTTACAGTGCTTTCGATGGTGCCACTAATTACGGTCACACTCCCACACATCACTCCTCCCAGTTCCTCAGCCACTCCTTTAAAGATGAAAACTCCCTAGCTCAGCAGACCAGTATGG GTGAGCAGCCGTATTCTGTCCCTCCACCCGTGTATGGATGCCACACCCCATCAGACAGCTGTACAGGCAGCCAAGCCCTACTGCTGAGGAACCCTTACAACAG CAGTGATAATTTATACCAAATGGCATCTCAGCTGGAATGCATGGCATGGAACCCTGTTAGCACGCTGGCTTCCACCATTAAGAG CCATGCTACGGGTTATGAAAGTGACCCCAACCCTCCCATGGTGTATAGCTGCAGCACCCAGTACCGCATCCACACCCATGGCATCTTCAGAGGCATGCAGGTCAGTTCTCTTCTCTCACACCCACGGCATCTTCAGAGGCATGCAGGTCAGTTCTCTTCTCTCACACCCACGGCATCTTCAGAGGCATGCAG GTCAGTTCTCTTCTCTCACACCCACGGCATCTTCAGAGGCATGCAGGTCAGTTCTCTTCTCTCACACCCACGGCATCTTCAGAGGCATGCAGGtcagttctctcctctcacacccacGGCATCTTCAGAGGCATGCAG GtcagttctctcctctcacacccacGGCATCTTCAGAGGCATGCAGGTCAGTTCTCTTCTCTCACACCCACGGCATCTTCAGAGGCATGCAG GtcagttctctcctctcacacccacGGCATCTTCAGAGGCATGCAGGTCAGTTCTCTTCTCTCACACCCACGGCATCTTCAGAGGCATGCAG GTCAGTTCTCTTCTCTCACACCCACGGCATCTTCAGAGGCATGCAGGtcagttctctcctctcacacccacGGCATCTTCAGAGGCATGCAGGTCAGTTCTCTTCTCTCACACCCACGGCATCTTCAGAGGCATGCAGGtcagttctctcctctcacacccacGGCATCTTCAGAGGCATGCAG GTCAGTTCTCTTCTCTCACACCCACGGCATCTTCAGAGGCATGCAGGTCAGTTCTCTTCTCTCACACCCACGGCATCTTCAGAGGCATGCAGGTCAGTTCTCTTCTCTCACACCCACGGCATCTTCAGAGGCATGCAGGTCAGTTCTCTTCTCTCACACCCACGGCATCTTCAGAGGCATGCAGGtcagttctctcctctcacacccacGGCATCTTCAGAGGCATGCAGGTCAGTTCTCTTCTCTCACACCCACGGCATCTTCAGAGGCATGCAGGTCAGTTCTCTTCTCTCACACCCACGGCATCTTCAGAGGCATGCAGGtcagttctctcctctcacacccacGGCATCTTCAGAGGCATGCAGGTCAGTTCTCTTCTCTCACACCCACGGCATCTTCAGAGGCATGCAGGtcagttctctcctctcacacccacGGCATCTTCAGAGGCATGCAGGtcagttctctcctctcacacccacGGCATCTTCAGAGGCATGCAG GATGTCCGACGGGTGCCAGGTATCGCTCCAGCCATTGTTCGCTCAGAGACCAATGAGAAGAGGCCATTCATGTGTGCATATCCTGGCTGCAACAAACGATACTTCAAGCTGTCCCACCTGCAAATGCACGGCAGGAAACACACAG GTGAGAAGCCCTACCAGTGTGACTTTACCGACTGTGGACGAAGGTTCTCCAGGTCAGACCAGCTCAAGAGACACCAGCGAAGACACACAG GGGTTAAACCGTTCCAGTGCGAGACGTGTCAGAGAAAGTTCTCGCGGTCTGACCACCTTAAGACCCACACCCGGACTCATACAGGTAAAACAA gcGAGAAGCCCTTCAACTGCAGATGGCCCAACTGTCAGAAGAAGTTTGCCAGGTCTGATGAGCTGGTTCGTCACCACAACATGCACCAGAGGAACCTGACCAAGCTGCAGCTTGCCATCTGA